The Bombus huntii isolate Logan2020A chromosome 1, iyBomHunt1.1, whole genome shotgun sequence genome contains a region encoding:
- the LOC126868465 gene encoding transcriptional repressor CTCFL-like, which yields MTSNVTTIKLEEEQESVTEIQTYLETFNKEIEGSQGEQLQHVQLQQVEGLSGGEEGGTYFVDQSGQYYYQANNDETPVMTQVQIQEVEEADVQNEEETLEEEEFHEIGELENVDGDEDGQVVSNGNNEVVINSGDPYQTVTIVPSDTNPAEVSYVLIVQQPDDEDKESRLVEQEGTEGEEGKGEQDLTVYDFEDNEDNELPVESEVEDDKTKIVKILPKKSQTVTQAHMCNYCNYTSPKRYLLSRHMKSHSEERPHKCSVCERGFKTLASLQNHVNTHTGTKPHRCKFCESAFTTSGELVRHVRYRHTHEKPHKCPECDYASVELSKLHRHIRCHTGERPYQCPHCTYASPDTFKLKRHLRIHTGEKPYECDFCQARFTQSNSLKAHKLIHNVGNKPVFQCELCPVTCRRKTDLRIHVQKLHTSDKPLKCKRCGKSFPDRYSYKLHSKTHEGEKCYKCDLCPYASISERHLESHMLIHTDQKPYHCDHCFQSFRQKQLLKRHCNLYHNPSYVPPAPQEKSHQCPECERSFRHKGNLIRHMAVHDPESSIQEKQQALKMGRQKKIQIIDGQRVEVMTGDLATKLKDYEEEEDEDDVMAVEGSDGQQYVVLEVIQLADNQETDQQMAVVANEDGDLLMQDPLSQESGIVTGKIEGGDEVKEEDIEIDELKMESETCTKSLSRNMQSDPKLQKEMETCFGFDEEEEEEEEANDNINILQTIS from the exons ATGACAAGTAATGTAACAACGATTAAGTTAGAAGAGGAGCAAGAATCTGTAACAGAGATACAGACTTACTTAGAAAcatttaataaagaaatagaagGAAGTCAAGGAGAGCAATTACAGCATGTACAGT TGCAACAAGTGGAAGGATTATCAGGTGGTGAAGAGGGTGGAACTTACTTTGTTGATCAATCTGGTCAATATTACTACCAAGCAAACAATGATGAAACACCTGTGATGACACAGGTACAAATCCAAGAAGTAGAAGAAGCAGATGTAcaaaatgaagaagaaacacttgaagaagaagaattccATGAAATTGGAGAATTAGAAAATGTTGATGGTGATGAAGAT GGGCAGGTAGTTAGTAATGGAAATAATGAGGTTGTAATCAATTCTGGAGATCCGTATCAAACAGTTACTATTGTACCATCTGATACTAATCCTGCTGAAGTCAGTTATGTACTAATAGTTCAACAACCAGATGATGAGGATAAGGAAAGCAGACTGGTAGAGCAAGAGGGAACTGAAGGtgaagaaggaaaaggagaaCAAGATCTTACAGTTTATGATTTTGAAGATAATGAAGATAATGAATTACCTGTGGAATCAGAAGTAGAAGATGACAAAACTAAGATTGTGAAAATTTTACCTAAAAAGTCCCAAACTGTTACTCAAGCTCATATGTGTAATTACTGTAACTACACAAGTCCAAAACG ATATCTGCTATCACGACATATGAAATCACATTCTGAGGAAAGGCCACATAAATGTAGCGTTTGTGAAAGAGGATTTAAAACTCTGGCCTCGCTTCAAAATCATGTTAATACACATACTGGGACCAAGCCACATCGTTgtaaattttgtgaaagtgCATTCACAACTTCtg GTGAACTTGTTAGACATGTTCGATATAGACACACCCATGAAAAGCCACATAAATGTCCTGAATGTGACTATGCATCTGTCGAATTGTCTAAACTTCATCGTCATATTCGGTGTCATACAGGCGAACGTCCATATCAG TGTCCGCATTGTACATATGCAAGTCCTGATACTTTCAAGCTAAAACGCCATTTGCGCATACATACGGGAGAAAAACCATACGAGTGTGATTTTTGTCAAGCAAGATTTACTCAGTCTAACAGCTTAAAAGCTCACAAATTGATACATAATG TTGGGAACAAGCCAGTCTTTCAATGTGAATTATGTCCAGTAACTTGTAGGAGAAAAACAGATCTCAGAATTCATGTACAAAAATTACACACCTCTGATAAACCTCTGAAATGTAAACGCTGTGGAAAATCATTCCCAGATAG ATATAGCTACAAACTGCATAGTAAAACTCACGAAGGGGAAAAGTGTTATAAATGTGATTTATGCCCATATGCTTCTATATCCGAGCGCCATCTCGAAAGCCACATGTTAATTCATACGGACCAAAAACCATATCATTGTGATCATTGCTTTCAATCATTCAGACAGAAACAACTTCTTAAGCGGCATTGTAACTTGTATCACAATCCTTCTTATGTTCCTCCTGCACCTCAAGAGAAGTCACATCAATGCCCTGAATGTGAACGGTCATTCAG GCATAAAGGAAACCTAATTCGACATATGGCTGTGCATGACCCAGAGTCATCCATTCAAGAAAAGCAACAAGCATTGAAGATGGGAAGACAGAAAAAGATTCAAATAATAGACGGGCAAAGAGTAGAGGTCATGACAGGTGATTTAGCTACTAAGCTTAAAGAttatgaagaagaagaagatgaagatgaTGTGATGGCAGTGGAGGGAAGTGATGGTCAGCAATATGTTGTATTGGAGGTTATACAGCTAGCTGATAATCAAGAAACTGATCAA CAAATGGCTGTTGTAGCTAACGAAGATGGAGATTTATTGATGCAAGATCCTTTGAGTCAAGAAAGTGGAATTGTGACTGGTAAAATCGAGGGAGGAGatgaagtaaaagaagaagatataGAAATAGATGAGTTGAAAATGGAATCAGAAACGTGTACTAAATCTTTATCGCGGAACATGCAAAGCGATCCAAAATTACagaaagaaatggaaacaTGTTTTGGTTTTGACGAG gaagaggaggaagaagaagaagccaatgataatataaatatattgcagacaatttcttaa